From the genome of Pseudoalteromonas aliena SW19, one region includes:
- a CDS encoding PGAP1-like alpha/beta domain-containing protein: MKIKHVIVLHGLYMSGFVMRPLCSRLEESGVKVLNLTYNTLDPNRDAIFAQIDEFIAGEPSALVCHSMGGLVARAYLEANSVASQHITKVVTLGTPHQGSHIAQKMKQKGFESFLKNSVEFLLTQNGNWPFKAKLFSIAGDLPIGLMPLIVKGSKSDGTVLLDETKLKGMAEHKVFHLSHTSMIYSREVVDYILKCLSEN, translated from the coding sequence ATGAAGATTAAACACGTTATTGTTTTACATGGCTTATATATGTCTGGCTTTGTTATGCGCCCACTGTGCTCTCGTTTAGAAGAATCTGGTGTTAAAGTATTAAACCTTACTTACAATACGCTTGATCCAAACCGCGATGCTATTTTTGCTCAAATTGATGAATTTATTGCAGGTGAACCTTCTGCACTGGTATGTCACTCAATGGGCGGATTAGTCGCTCGCGCATACCTAGAAGCTAATTCAGTTGCAAGCCAACACATTACAAAAGTAGTTACTTTAGGCACGCCTCATCAAGGTAGCCATATTGCACAAAAAATGAAGCAAAAAGGGTTTGAGTCTTTTTTAAAAAATAGCGTTGAATTTTTGCTTACACAAAATGGTAATTGGCCGTTTAAAGCGAAGCTTTTTAGTATTGCAGGTGACTTACCCATTGGTTTAATGCCTCTTATAGTTAAAGGTAGTAAATCAGATGGCACTGTATTACTTGATGAAACTAAGCTCAAAGGTATGGCTGAACATAAAGTGTTCCATTTAAGCCATACCAGTATGATTTACTCACGCGAAGTGGTCGACTATATTTTAAAATGCTTAAGCGAGAATTAA
- a CDS encoding Dps family protein, producing MSQVNAIGLNSAKSDDIVKSLNTLLSSYQIQYMNARGFHWNIKGRNFFELHIKFEEIYNLLLLKVDEVAERILTLDGEPLHAFSDYLEVSKIKEAKGISDGVTAVENLLAGYSTLIKMQREILNQASDAEDEGTASLMSDYISEQEKLVWMLKAYLD from the coding sequence ATGTCACAGGTAAACGCAATTGGTCTAAACAGCGCAAAAAGTGATGATATTGTAAAGTCACTCAATACGTTATTAAGCAGCTACCAAATTCAGTACATGAATGCGCGCGGTTTTCATTGGAACATTAAAGGCCGTAACTTTTTTGAACTACACATTAAGTTTGAAGAAATTTATAACCTTTTACTTTTAAAAGTAGACGAAGTAGCTGAGCGCATCTTAACGCTAGATGGCGAGCCTCTTCATGCATTTTCTGATTACTTAGAAGTAAGCAAAATTAAAGAAGCAAAAGGTATTAGCGATGGAGTTACTGCTGTAGAAAACTTACTAGCCGGTTACAGCACGCTAATTAAAATGCAGCGCGAAATATTGAACCAAGCAAGTGACGCTGAAGACGAAGGGACTGCTTCGTTAATGAGCGATTATATCTCAGAGCAAGAAAAACTCGTTTGGATGCTTAAAGCATATTTAGATTAA
- a CDS encoding PIN domain-containing protein — MQQLLISDANILIDMEKGELLTQLFQLPYQFAIPDILFVEELEEEHAHLPAMGLTLEELSPDSMMHAMELIPLYLNASRNDIFALCLAKQKNCPLVTGDMALRKAAEKEGIVVQGTISLITQLVRQQIITKETALKAYEKMKLSGRRLPWKVAIEHLNAL; from the coding sequence ATGCAGCAGCTACTAATTAGTGATGCCAATATATTAATAGATATGGAAAAAGGTGAGCTATTAACCCAACTTTTTCAGCTACCTTACCAATTCGCCATACCTGATATCTTATTTGTTGAAGAACTTGAGGAAGAACACGCACATTTACCTGCTATGGGCTTAACTTTAGAAGAGCTATCACCTGATTCAATGATGCATGCAATGGAGTTAATTCCGCTGTATTTAAATGCCAGCCGTAACGATATATTTGCTTTGTGTTTAGCTAAGCAAAAAAACTGCCCTCTTGTAACTGGCGATATGGCTTTAAGAAAAGCAGCTGAAAAAGAAGGCATTGTTGTCCAAGGCACTATTTCATTAATAACGCAGCTTGTTAGGCAACAAATAATAACGAAAGAAACTGCATTAAAAGCCTATGAAAAAATGAAGCTATCAGGTCGAAGACTGCCTTGGAAGGTGGCTATAGAGCATTTAAACGCCTTATAA
- the ylqF gene encoding ribosome biogenesis GTPase YlqF produces MSRAGIQWFPGHMNKARNEIKEIMPQMDVIIEVLDARIPYSSENPMVATLREGKPVIKILNKADLADPKMTQIWKDYFEQENGVKAISFGHDKAAEVHRINELCKKLVPHKVGADKQIKAMIMGIPNVGKSTLINVLAGRIVAKTGNEPAVTKAQQRIKLEDGIMLYDTPGMLWPKVENENSGYRLGATGAIRDTALEYEEVASYTAEYLLRAYPELLKARYKIAELPENDWEFVEMAGKKRGCIRGGNQIDTYKMSEILINELRDGIIGRITMETPQMREEEEVMVAGLRAAAEAKKQAKEEEKLQRRARARKNRR; encoded by the coding sequence ATGAGTAGAGCAGGAATACAGTGGTTCCCTGGGCATATGAATAAAGCCCGCAATGAAATTAAAGAAATAATGCCGCAAATGGATGTGATTATTGAAGTGCTTGATGCGCGCATTCCCTACAGTAGCGAAAACCCGATGGTGGCAACCTTGCGTGAAGGTAAGCCGGTCATCAAAATTTTGAACAAAGCTGATTTAGCTGATCCTAAAATGACGCAGATCTGGAAAGACTATTTTGAGCAAGAAAACGGTGTTAAAGCGATTTCTTTTGGTCATGATAAAGCAGCTGAAGTACATCGTATCAATGAGCTGTGTAAAAAGTTAGTGCCGCATAAAGTGGGTGCCGATAAACAGATTAAAGCCATGATAATGGGTATTCCTAACGTGGGTAAATCTACGCTAATTAATGTACTGGCTGGACGTATAGTTGCAAAAACAGGTAATGAACCTGCGGTAACTAAAGCGCAGCAACGTATTAAGCTTGAAGACGGTATTATGCTTTACGATACGCCTGGTATGCTTTGGCCAAAAGTAGAAAACGAAAACTCAGGTTATCGCTTAGGCGCTACAGGTGCCATTCGTGATACCGCACTTGAGTATGAAGAAGTAGCAAGTTATACCGCTGAATATTTATTACGTGCATATCCTGAGCTTTTAAAAGCGCGCTATAAAATCGCTGAGCTTCCTGAGAATGATTGGGAATTTGTTGAAATGGCAGGTAAAAAGCGTGGTTGTATTCGTGGTGGAAACCAAATCGACACGTATAAAATGTCTGAAATCCTAATTAACGAACTGCGCGACGGTATTATTGGCCGTATTACTATGGAAACTCCGCAAATGCGTGAGGAAGAAGAAGTAATGGTTGCTGGTTTACGTGCGGCAGCAGAGGCTAAAAAACAAGCTAAAGAAGAAGAGAAACTCCAACGCCGAGCACGAGCGCGTAAAAATCGTCGTTAA
- a CDS encoding YaeQ family protein, with the protein MALKSTIMKVQLSLSDMDRHVYQDFSLTLAQHPSETDQRLMIRLLAFALNSCDGLEFTKGLSADDEPELWHVNYSEEIELWIELGLPDEKRLKKACNKSKKVVLYTYGENNQAIWWQKHQPKLYEFKNLSIFSLDYATTQALAALVDRSIKLAITIQDGEVWVNTDNTNIEIKPQQLM; encoded by the coding sequence ATGGCTCTTAAATCCACCATTATGAAAGTGCAATTATCGCTTAGCGATATGGACCGCCACGTTTACCAAGACTTTAGTTTAACCTTGGCTCAACACCCTTCAGAAACCGATCAACGATTGATGATTCGTCTACTCGCTTTTGCACTCAATAGCTGTGATGGTTTAGAATTTACCAAAGGGCTAAGTGCAGATGATGAGCCTGAACTTTGGCATGTAAATTACAGCGAAGAAATAGAATTGTGGATTGAGTTGGGTTTACCTGATGAAAAACGCCTTAAAAAAGCCTGTAATAAATCTAAAAAAGTGGTGCTTTATACTTATGGTGAAAACAATCAGGCAATTTGGTGGCAAAAACATCAACCTAAGTTGTATGAATTTAAAAACCTAAGTATTTTTAGCCTTGATTACGCAACTACACAAGCGCTTGCTGCTTTGGTTGATCGCAGTATTAAGCTTGCAATTACCATTCAAGATGGCGAAGTGTGGGTAAATACAGATAATACTAATATTGAAATAAAACCACAGCAGTTAATGTAA
- a CDS encoding helix-turn-helix domain-containing protein, whose product MFAERFTRARKASGLSMQALATAVGISANAIKKYEHGTAMPSSSNLLKLASALEVRTEYFFRPIKVKLEGVEYRKRASTPQKILDRINGDVLDQAERWQELLNFYPDSIKPITPFSLPSTLPDVIDSYEQLEDVATTMRNGWGLGLNPIHDMIDTLESKGVMIICTDVETSKKFDGLAGNINELPVVVISTAQSGDRQRFTLAHELGHLVLHNRLSEELDEEKACNHFAGAFLLPSTSLIQHLGKSRTQLEAQELYMLKHEYGISMLASLYRASQSGVISHQTQKNMFIWFGKQGWRTQEPGEPYPHEATYLYKQLVYRALSEDYIGISKAAELLGVSLSSFHKERKLEVLNAAATN is encoded by the coding sequence ATGTTTGCTGAACGATTCACTCGTGCCCGAAAAGCCTCAGGCCTATCAATGCAAGCGCTAGCTACCGCAGTTGGTATATCTGCTAATGCTATAAAAAAATATGAACATGGTACTGCTATGCCGTCTTCTTCTAATTTATTAAAGCTTGCAAGCGCACTTGAAGTACGTACTGAATACTTTTTCCGACCTATAAAAGTAAAATTAGAAGGTGTGGAATATCGTAAGCGTGCAAGCACGCCACAGAAGATTTTAGATCGTATAAATGGTGATGTGTTGGATCAGGCTGAGCGCTGGCAAGAGCTTTTAAACTTTTATCCAGATTCTATTAAACCTATCACGCCATTTTCACTACCAAGTACATTACCTGATGTAATTGATTCATATGAACAGCTAGAAGATGTAGCCACCACTATGCGCAATGGATGGGGTTTAGGTTTAAATCCTATTCATGACATGATTGATACATTGGAATCGAAAGGTGTAATGATAATTTGCACTGATGTAGAAACCAGTAAAAAGTTTGATGGTCTCGCGGGTAACATTAATGAGCTACCTGTTGTTGTTATCTCTACAGCACAAAGTGGCGATCGCCAACGGTTTACGCTTGCTCATGAATTAGGTCACTTAGTATTACACAACCGACTCTCTGAAGAGTTAGATGAAGAAAAGGCGTGTAATCACTTTGCAGGGGCTTTTTTATTACCAAGCACTAGTTTAATACAACACTTAGGTAAAAGCCGAACTCAACTAGAGGCGCAAGAGCTATACATGCTCAAGCATGAGTACGGCATAAGCATGCTTGCCTCTTTGTATCGTGCTTCACAGTCTGGTGTAATTTCACATCAAACCCAAAAAAATATGTTCATTTGGTTTGGCAAGCAAGGATGGCGCACCCAGGAACCTGGCGAACCTTATCCGCATGAAGCTACTTACTTATACAAGCAACTAGTATATCGTGCGCTAAGTGAAGACTACATTGGTATATCCAAAGCTGCAGAGCTATTAGGGGTATCACTCTCAAGCTTTCACAAAGAACGAAAGTTAGAGGTGCTTAATGCAGCAGCTACTAATTAG